In Quercus lobata isolate SW786 chromosome 12, ValleyOak3.0 Primary Assembly, whole genome shotgun sequence, a genomic segment contains:
- the LOC115972182 gene encoding cationic amino acid transporter 6, chloroplastic-like — translation MEAKTLTNMATTQTAPNSICISKYLYSLSQTPQRLRKRMLATWTPDQELNQVRQRSGADMKRKLQWYDLVALGVGGMLGVGVFVTTGTAALEKSGPSVFISFIIAGISALLSSLCYTEFSVQIPVAGGAFSYLRVTFGEFAGYFAGANILMEYVLSNAAVARTFTEYLSSAFGVHNSTTAWRVQVDGLIKGYDMLDFPAVALILLLTLCLCHSTKESSILNLIMTVFHVVFFAFIIIAGFLHGNSNNMVSPDGLTPHGVRGLLDGAAGVYFSYIGYDSVSTMAEEIQNPSKSLPVGIVGSVLIVSVLYCLMALSLCFMVPYNKISESASFSMAFQQIGWKWAANVVGAGACLGIIASLLVAMLGQARYLCVLGRARLVPPWFARVHPSRGTPLNATLFLGLCTATIALFTELKIVVEMINLGVLLVFYLVANALIYRKYVMISHNPPSHTFLFLFLLSFCALGFSISWQFHEQWWNLSIFGGSMIIITALFQYMVPCLRQDTEWSVPFMPWPAAMSVFLNVFLMSTLKMSAFQTFGIWACLITLFYVLYGVHSTYKAEESEMGVNEVNPNSSILLPKVDIQVI, via the exons ATGGAAGCAAAGACACTCACAAACATGGCCACCACCCAAACTGCACCCAACTCCATTTGCATCTCCAAATACCTCTATTCCCTCTCCCAAACACCTCAAAGGCTCAGAAAGAGAATGTTAGCCACTTGGACCCCAGACCAAGAGCTCAACCAAGTGAGGCAAAGGTCTGGTGCTGACATGAAGAGGAAGCTGCAGTGGTATGATCTGGTAGCCCTTGGTGTTGGTGGAATGCTTGGTGTTGGAGTCTTTGTCACAACCGGTACTGCAGCCCTTGAAAAATCTGGTCCTTCCGTCTTCATTTCATTTATCATTGCTGGAATATCAGCCCTTCTTTCCTCCTTGTGTTACACTGAATTTTCAGTTCAAATTCCAGTTGCCGGAGGTGCCTTCAGCTATCTTAGAGTGACCTTTG GAGAGTTTGCGGGCTATTTTGCTGGAGCAAACATACTAATGGAATATGTATTATCCAACGCTGCGGTAGCACGAACTTTTACAGAGTATTTGTCTAGTGCTTTTGGAGTACATAATTCAACCACAGCATGGAGAGTCCAAGTGGATGGACTAATAAAAGGTTACGACATGTTGGATTTCCCTGCCGTTGCTCTTATTCTCCTTCTCACCCTCTGTCTATGCCATAG TACAAAGGAGAGCTCTATCTTGAACCTTATTATGACAGTCTTTCATGTagttttctttgcatttataaTAATTGCTGGCTTTCTTCATGGGAATTCCAATAACATGGTAAGCCCAGATGGACTAACTCCCCATGGTGTTAGAGGTCTCCTAGATGGAGCAGCTGGTGTTTACTTCAGCTATATTGGCTATGACTCGGTTTCAACAATGGCAGAAGAGATCCAAAATCCTTCAAAGAGTCTTCCAGTGGGAATTGTAGGTTCAGTTCTCATTGTTTCTGTACTATATTGCCTCATGGCCTTGTCTTTGTGTTTCATGGTTCCTTACAACAAG ATATCAGAATCAGCCTCATTTTCAATGGCTTTCCAACAAATTGGGTGGAAGTGGGCGGCTAATGTTGTTGGGGCAGGCGCATGCTTGGGAATTATTGCTTCTCTCCTGGTTGCCATGTTAGGTCAAGCTAGATACCTTTGTGTTCTTGGAAGGGCCCGGCTAGTGCCGCCATGGTTTGCTCGGGTGCATCCTTCAAGAGGCACCCCCTTGAATGCCACCCTCTTCTTGG GACTCTGCACAGCCACAATCGCACTCTTCACTGAACTAAAAATAGTGGTGGAAATGATCAACCTTGGCGTACTCTTGGTGTTCTACCTTGTCGCCAACGCTCTCATCTATCGAAAATATGTGATGATAAGCCACAACCCCCCTTCTCATACCTTCTTGTTCCTTTTCCTCCTATCATTTTGTGCTCTTGGCTTCTCCATATCATGGCAGTTCCATGAACAATGGTGGAATCTTTCCATTTTCGGAGGATCCATGATCATCATCACTGCCCTCTTCCAATACATGGTACCTTGTCTACGCCAAGACACGGAATGGTCGGTGCCATTTATGCCATGGCCAGCCGCAATGTCAGTCTTCCTTAATGTCTTCCTCATGAGCACATTAAAGATGAGTGCATTCCAAACTTTTGGTATATGGGCATGTTTGATAACTTTGTTCTATGTGCTATATGGTGTTCATTCAACTTACAAAGCAGAGGAGTCTGAGATGGGTGTTAATGAAGTGAATCCAAACTCATCAATCCTACTGCCTAAGGTTGATATTCAAGTGATTTGA